CAGTGCCGCAGGGCGAGAAATGGCCCAGCAATGCTGAACTGCAAAAGCTGGTGATTACTCAGGGCAAAAAGACGGCTGAACGGGAATGGTTGGCCGATGTGTCAGCCGTGCCCTTGCAGCAGTCGGTTCAGGATTTAGGTGCTGCCTTCAAGAACTTTTTTGAGAGCCGTAGCGGCAAACGAAAAGGGCCAAAGGTGGGCTTCCCTCGGTTCAAAAAGAAGCTGAACCAACAGTCGGCACGGTTTGTTCGGACGGGATTCTCCCTCAAGGGCAATAAGCTTGAACTAGCCAAGTTAGGCCGCTTCAAGGTGAAGTGGTCAAGGCCACTGCCCTCTGAACCTAGCTCTGTGACCATTATCCGTAACACGGCTGGACAATACCATGCCAGCTTTGTAGTGGAGATTGGATCCATCAACATTGAGCCACTACGGCCCTCAATTGGGGTAGATCTAGGCATCAAAACCTTTGCCTTTCTCAGCACAGGTGATCGGGTAGAATCCCCTGGATATAATCGGTTAGACCGAAAGACGCGACGGTTTCAGCGTAAGCTGGCCCGCCAAGTTAAAGGGTCTAAGCGTCGCGCAAAGACTAGGCTGCGCCTTGCAAAGCTGAAGCTAAAAATGGCCAATATCCGAAAAGACTTTCTGCACAAGACCACGACCCAGCTAGTCCACGAAAATCAAGTGGTGGTGTTGGAGGATCTGGCGGTGAAGAATATGCTTGGTAATCGGAAGTTGGCACGGGCCATCAGTCAGCAGGGTTGGGGCACCGCACGAACTATGTGTGAGGCCAAGGCCAACATGGTTAATGATCGAGAGGTCAGGATCATCAGTCGGTGGGAGCCAACCAGTCAGATCTGTTTTGATTGTGGCTTTCGGTGGGGCAAGGTTGCTCTATCGGTTCGTTCCATCCTCTGTGTGAGTTGCGGAACCGAACATGATAGAGATGGTAATGCCGCCAAAAATATCGAAAAGTCTGGGTTGGGGCTAACCCAAGACTCTAAATGGACAAAGAACGGGCGTAAGACCAGGATGTCTGGCAATCCGACTGCTTTGTCTAGCCAGCCGTACAGCGAACAGCTTGGACTATTCGCCTAGCCGGAGAATCCCCGCACCTTTAGGTCGGGGAGCATGTCAAGTTTCCTGCTTTTTGCTGAACCTGCTTTTTTTTGAACCCTGACACATCCCATGGCTTTATCGATCCTCGTGACGGAAGATGATTTAGGAACCCGGATCGCCATTGCTGAATGTCTTAAACAGGCCGGTTATGGGGTAATTACGGCGGCTAACGGTCGAGAAGCCCTGCGTCTGCTCTATGAACACCATCCCCATGTGGTCATTACCGATGTGATGATGCCAGAAATGGATGGCTATGCCCTGGTCCACGAAATTCGCCAACATCCATCCCTGCGGCTGTTACCGGTGATCTTTCTAACGGCTCGGGATACCACCGCAGAGCGGGTTCGGGGCTATGAACTGGGGTGTGATGTGTACTTACCGAAGCCCTTTGAATTGGAGGAATTGCGGGCGATCGTGGGCAATCTGATCGAACGCTCCCAGATGGTGCAGTCAGAGATGCAATTTCAGCACCAAGTCCGCAGTAAAAGCGCCCTGGCCGCCGTTCCCCTCCCCGCCCAGAACCCTATGGCTGCTCACCCTACCCTGCATTTCACCGATCGGGAACAGGAGATTCTCTCCCTCCTCAGCGAGGGGCTGTCCAACAATCAAATTGGCAGTCAGTTACACCTCAGCCCCCGCACCGTGGAGAAATATGTCAGTCGTCTCTTCCGTAAAACAGACACGGCTAACCGGACGGAGTTAGTGCGGCTGGCGGTGGAACAACACCTCTTGGATCGGGTCCGGTAATTTGCCCCCCGATTCCCCCTTCCCAGTCAGGGAATCCTCAAGGAGAGCGGGGGTTCGTCGCCCCCTGTCCCCTCCCCGGTTAGGATAGCAATAGTCCAAAACCTGTTGCCGCCCTGACCTGGAGACCCCCCCCATGAGCCATCCCATGGATCGCCGCGCCTATGCTGAAACCTATGGTCCCACCGTGGGCGATCGCCTGCGCCTTGCGGACACCGACCTCATCATTGAAGTGGAACGGGACTTTACCACCTACGGCGAGGAAGTCAAATTTGGGGGGGGCAAAGTGATCCGGGATGGCATGGGCCAATCCCCCATTGCCAATGGTGAGGGAGCCGTGGATCTGGTGATTACCAATGCCTTGATTTTGGATTGGTGGGGCATTGTGAAGGCCGATATTGGCATTGTTAACGGCAGAATCGCCAAAATCGGTAAAGCCGGCAACCCCTATATCCAGGACAACGTGGATATTATCATTGGTCCCGGGACGGAGGTGATTGCTGGCGAGGGCCAGATTCTGACGGCGGGGGCCATTGATAGCCATATCCACTTTATTTGTCCCCAGCAAATTGAGACGGCGATCGCCGCTGGGATCACCACCATGATCGGCGGCGGCACCGGACCCGCCACGGGCACCAACGCCACCACCTGCACCCCCGGACCCTGGAACCTGTACCGAATGCTCCAGTCCGTGGAAGCCTTCCCCTTGAACTTTGGTTTTATGGGCAAGGGCAACAGCGCCCAACAGCCCGGACTGGTGGAGCAAATCGAAGCAGGAGCCATGGGGTTAAAGCTCCATGAAGATTGGGGCACGACTCCCGCCACTATCGACACCTGCCTGACCGTGGCCGATGCCTATGATGTCCAGGTCGCCATCCACACCGATACCCTCAACGAAGCAGGGTTTGTGGAAGCCACGATCGCCGCCTTCAAAAACCGAGCCATCCACACCTACCACACGGAAGGGGCTGGGGGTGGCCATGCCCCCGATATCATCAAGGTCTGCGGCGAGTCCAATGTCTTGCCCTCCTCCACTAATCCCACCCGCCCCTACACCGTCAACACCCTAGAAGAGCATTTGGACATGCTCATGGTTTGCCACCACCTCGATCGGGGTATTCCCGAAGACGTGGCCTTTGCTGAATCCCGAATTCGCCGAGAAACCATTGCGGCTGAGGATATTCTCCATGATTTAGGAGCATTCAGCATGATTGCTTCCGATTCCCAGGCCATGGGTCGGGTCGGTGAGGTGATCATCCGCACCTGGCAAACCGCCCATAAAATGAAGGTGCAACGGGGTCCCCTAGCGGAAGACAGCAGCCGCAACGACAATGAACGGGCTAAACGCTACGTGGCCAAATACACCATTAACCCCGCCTTGACCCATGGCATTGCCGCAGAGGTGGGATCCGTGGAGGAGGGCAAGCTGGCGGATCTTTGTCTCTGGAAACCTGCCTTTTTCGGGGTGAAACCGGAGTTAATCCTCAAGGGGGGGGCGATCGCCTGGGCACAGATGGGGGATGCCAACGCCAGTATTCCCACCCCTCAACCGGTGCATATGCGCCCCATGTTTGGCAGTTTTGGCGGCGCGGTGGGAGCCACGTCCTTAACCTTTGTCTCCCAAGCGGCCTGCGATCGAGACATCGCTGCCCAACTGCACTTACAGAAACAAACCAAGGCAGTGTCCGGAACCCGCAGCCTCACGAAAGCCGACATGAAGCTCAATGCCTACCAGCCCCACATTGAGGTCAATCCCGAAACCTACGAAGTCCGCGCCGACGGTGAACTCCTCACCTGCGAACCCGCCACCCTCCTGCCCATGGCCCAGCGCTACTTCCTGTTTTAAGCTGCTCGCCTTAATGGGAATAATGGGTAGTGCTGTTTAGGTAGTGCACAGACAGGCTATAAGCCTTGTCGTAGCGTTACGACTTCACTACGTTTGGATCACCACCGGAATAATGCAGGGTAAGCGCGTCTGGAACGCTCTTGTCAGGGAAAGTCTAGGATGCTGGGGTCTGGGAGAAAGCTTGAGTTATCAAGGAGGTCATATAGGAATCATCCATAGCTGCTCGCTTACTTTTCTGTCGTAAGCTCCCCTTCACTCTCTCTCCTTCTGAACCCTGATTGCCGTATCCCTTGTGTCAACCCCATTCCAGATGCGCTTACCCTGCTGAAGCAACGCAAACTCGTAACGAAATTTCAAGGGTTTCAGGAGATTTGTTAGTCAACTAGGGAATTTTCTATCCGGTGACTGAATTATAGTAATATTTTACGAGGCTGATTAGGTGGTATCTCATGGGAAAAGTCGTTGGCATTGATCTCGGTACAACAAATTCTGTTGCTGCCTTTAAGTTTGCGAATATCGAAGTCGTAATAGCCGATGGCAATGCTCCCCCCGATCGTCAATTGACGCGATCGATGGTTGCTGTCAATCAAGGGGCTTTAGTGGTTGGGGAGATGGCTTATAACCAGATTGGATCCGATCCTGAGAATGTCATTGTTTCGATTAAGCGGCTGATGGGTCGAGGCTTTAATGATCCTACGCTTCAGGATCAGCAGTCTCGTTTTAGCTATAAAATCACGGCTGCTGAACACGGCACGGAGAATAGTTTGTCAGTT
Above is a window of Prochlorothrix hollandica PCC 9006 = CALU 1027 DNA encoding:
- a CDS encoding RNA-guided endonuclease InsQ/TnpB family protein, translating into MKVRYQYRIYPTPQQVKGLNQLFGCCRVVYNDALAIVRSVPQGEKWPSNAELQKLVITQGKKTAEREWLADVSAVPLQQSVQDLGAAFKNFFESRSGKRKGPKVGFPRFKKKLNQQSARFVRTGFSLKGNKLELAKLGRFKVKWSRPLPSEPSSVTIIRNTAGQYHASFVVEIGSINIEPLRPSIGVDLGIKTFAFLSTGDRVESPGYNRLDRKTRRFQRKLARQVKGSKRRAKTRLRLAKLKLKMANIRKDFLHKTTTQLVHENQVVVLEDLAVKNMLGNRKLARAISQQGWGTARTMCEAKANMVNDREVRIISRWEPTSQICFDCGFRWGKVALSVRSILCVSCGTEHDRDGNAAKNIEKSGLGLTQDSKWTKNGRKTRMSGNPTALSSQPYSEQLGLFA
- a CDS encoding response regulator transcription factor, with the protein product MALSILVTEDDLGTRIAIAECLKQAGYGVITAANGREALRLLYEHHPHVVITDVMMPEMDGYALVHEIRQHPSLRLLPVIFLTARDTTAERVRGYELGCDVYLPKPFELEELRAIVGNLIERSQMVQSEMQFQHQVRSKSALAAVPLPAQNPMAAHPTLHFTDREQEILSLLSEGLSNNQIGSQLHLSPRTVEKYVSRLFRKTDTANRTELVRLAVEQHLLDRVR
- the ureC gene encoding urease subunit alpha produces the protein MSHPMDRRAYAETYGPTVGDRLRLADTDLIIEVERDFTTYGEEVKFGGGKVIRDGMGQSPIANGEGAVDLVITNALILDWWGIVKADIGIVNGRIAKIGKAGNPYIQDNVDIIIGPGTEVIAGEGQILTAGAIDSHIHFICPQQIETAIAAGITTMIGGGTGPATGTNATTCTPGPWNLYRMLQSVEAFPLNFGFMGKGNSAQQPGLVEQIEAGAMGLKLHEDWGTTPATIDTCLTVADAYDVQVAIHTDTLNEAGFVEATIAAFKNRAIHTYHTEGAGGGHAPDIIKVCGESNVLPSSTNPTRPYTVNTLEEHLDMLMVCHHLDRGIPEDVAFAESRIRRETIAAEDILHDLGAFSMIASDSQAMGRVGEVIIRTWQTAHKMKVQRGPLAEDSSRNDNERAKRYVAKYTINPALTHGIAAEVGSVEEGKLADLCLWKPAFFGVKPELILKGGAIAWAQMGDANASIPTPQPVHMRPMFGSFGGAVGATSLTFVSQAACDRDIAAQLHLQKQTKAVSGTRSLTKADMKLNAYQPHIEVNPETYEVRADGELLTCEPATLLPMAQRYFLF